In a genomic window of Candidatus Gorgyraea atricola:
- a CDS encoding acetyltransferase: MKENIILIGGGGHCKACIDVIESEDRFRIAGIVDIKEKLHQKVLGYEIIACDEDLGDLVKTYRNFLIAIAQIKNPGKRVEKFKQLKKIKACLPVIVSPLAYISKHADIAEGTIVLHEAFINSGAKIGKNCIINTNAIVEHDVIIEDNCHISTGSIVNGESCIQERTFIGSNSVIGNNVNIAKNTVVGAGSVVARSIDESGIYAGNPAKRLHENG, translated from the coding sequence ATGAAAGAAAATATTATATTGATAGGCGGAGGGGGACACTGCAAAGCATGTATAGATGTTATAGAATCTGAAGATAGGTTTAGGATAGCCGGTATAGTCGATATAAAAGAAAAACTGCATCAAAAAGTTTTAGGATATGAAATAATAGCCTGCGATGAAGATCTTGGGGATCTGGTTAAAACATATAGAAATTTTTTAATAGCCATTGCCCAGATAAAAAACCCTGGTAAAAGAGTGGAAAAATTTAAACAGTTAAAAAAAATAAAGGCATGTTTGCCTGTGATTGTTTCTCCCCTGGCGTACATTTCAAAACATGCTGATATCGCAGAAGGCACCATTGTATTGCATGAAGCATTTATAAATTCAGGCGCTAAGATAGGCAAAAATTGCATAATCAATACAAATGCTATTGTAGAACACGATGTTATCATAGAGGATAATTGTCACATATCTACTGGTAGTATTGTAAATGGAGAAAGTTGTATCCAAGAAAGAACATTTATAGGAAGTAACAGCGTGATAGGGAATAATGTCAATATAGCTAAAAATACTGTAGTAGGGGCAGGTTCTGTTGTCGCAAGGTCAATTGATGAATCGGGCATCTATGCGGGGAATCCTGCAAAGAGGTTGCATGAAAATGGATAA